One window from the genome of Bdellovibrio sp. NC01 encodes:
- a CDS encoding penicillin-binding protein 1A: MLKKIILFIAALGLIGIFGLFLAYQSVKSSLPQLITVKDYEPLLVSQVYDRNGKKIGEFFRERRTLVPYNKIPKDLVHAFLAAEDDQFFQHKGINPQAIFRAALANLRAGRSVQGGSTITQQVAKTLLLSSEKTLTRKLRDILLALEMEKNLSKEDILYLYLNQIYFGQGAYGVEQAAQTYYRKPVSKLTLSEMAILAGLPQAPSAYSPVRNPLRAKERQTYVLHRMADVGFIKKEEAERAVKEPVKVYVRENYEEYAPFFLETVRQLLVAQLGEDMVLDKGLKIYTSLDLNKQLAAQDSVMAGLKGLDKRQGYRGPLKNIGDGDIEKFLKEDRQKLIGDSTPERIILPDGKFADLVPKKDEKAAKEHPLLPSFIKLQDSVQGVVTATDDAAGLVYVQLPDTQGLIDFDTMTWARKPDTDKRYDLAVIKKPSDALKKGDVILVKVVGDKFSPSRVIANSKKKNAPALKLPDFSKYVDLELDQEPMVEGALISFDQQTEDVLALVGGTNFGKSEFNRAIQAPRQTGSSFKSIVYTSALDKGYNPSTPIMDAPLVYEEGGNNSGGDEEGQGDPKVWKPSNHSKSFGGDIIVRNALAQSLNIPAVKVIEDVGVPWATEYARRLGIYSPLNPDFTLVLGSSSVTLYEMTKAFSELGRLGKRTRPLLIHKVEDKNGKTLMETISLDARIEKEMKPYDDDFENRRKEYLAIAKDPAKLEEYKKKEPKKAALAQNIFFDDPEQLIKPTTAYVMTSLLRGVVEDKKGTGARARALGREVAGKTGTTNNYFDAWFIGYTPQIATGVWVGFDKEKSLGKGEVGGRSALPIWVDYMKAAHDGLPQMTFPVPDGIVFANIDSDTGKLANASTKNILRQAFVEGTEPTAASGKSEEATDFYKQDLSE, translated from the coding sequence TGCATGCATTCCTTGCTGCAGAAGACGATCAGTTCTTCCAACATAAAGGGATCAATCCACAAGCTATCTTCCGTGCTGCTTTAGCCAATCTTCGTGCGGGTCGCTCTGTTCAAGGGGGATCGACGATCACGCAACAGGTTGCTAAAACATTGCTTTTGTCTTCAGAAAAAACTCTGACGCGTAAATTGCGCGACATCTTGCTGGCACTCGAGATGGAAAAAAACTTAAGCAAAGAAGACATCCTTTATCTTTACTTGAATCAAATTTATTTCGGTCAAGGTGCGTATGGTGTTGAGCAAGCTGCGCAAACTTACTATCGCAAACCGGTTTCGAAATTAACTTTGTCTGAAATGGCAATCCTTGCGGGTCTTCCTCAAGCACCAAGTGCTTACAGCCCTGTTCGTAATCCATTGCGCGCGAAAGAACGTCAAACATACGTTCTTCACCGTATGGCCGATGTTGGTTTCATCAAAAAAGAAGAAGCTGAAAGAGCTGTGAAAGAACCCGTTAAAGTTTACGTTCGTGAAAACTACGAAGAGTACGCTCCGTTCTTCCTAGAAACTGTTCGTCAATTACTGGTCGCTCAATTGGGCGAAGACATGGTTTTAGATAAAGGCTTAAAAATCTACACAAGCCTTGATCTGAATAAACAATTGGCTGCGCAAGATTCCGTGATGGCGGGTCTTAAAGGTTTGGATAAACGCCAAGGTTACCGTGGTCCATTGAAAAACATCGGTGATGGTGATATCGAAAAATTCTTGAAAGAAGATCGTCAAAAGTTGATTGGCGATTCAACTCCCGAGCGCATCATCTTGCCTGATGGTAAATTCGCAGATCTTGTTCCTAAGAAAGATGAAAAGGCGGCGAAAGAACATCCGCTTCTGCCAAGCTTTATTAAACTCCAAGACTCGGTTCAAGGTGTCGTGACTGCGACTGACGATGCGGCAGGTTTGGTCTATGTCCAATTGCCTGATACTCAAGGTTTGATCGATTTCGATACAATGACGTGGGCAAGAAAACCTGACACGGATAAACGCTATGATTTGGCGGTGATCAAAAAGCCTTCGGATGCTTTGAAAAAAGGCGACGTGATTCTAGTAAAAGTTGTGGGTGATAAATTCTCCCCTTCTCGTGTGATCGCGAATAGCAAAAAGAAAAATGCTCCGGCTTTGAAACTTCCGGATTTTTCGAAGTATGTTGATTTGGAATTAGATCAAGAACCCATGGTTGAAGGTGCGTTGATTTCATTCGATCAACAAACTGAAGACGTGTTGGCTCTTGTTGGTGGTACGAACTTTGGAAAAAGTGAATTCAACCGCGCGATCCAAGCTCCTCGCCAAACGGGATCTTCATTTAAGTCGATCGTTTATACTTCCGCTTTAGATAAAGGCTACAACCCTTCGACTCCGATCATGGATGCTCCACTTGTTTACGAAGAAGGCGGCAATAATTCCGGCGGTGATGAAGAAGGTCAAGGCGATCCAAAAGTGTGGAAGCCGTCGAATCACTCGAAAAGTTTTGGTGGCGATATCATCGTTCGCAATGCTCTTGCGCAATCGTTGAATATTCCTGCGGTAAAAGTGATCGAAGACGTTGGCGTACCTTGGGCGACAGAATATGCACGTCGTTTGGGTATTTACAGCCCGCTGAATCCTGACTTCACATTGGTGTTGGGTTCAAGCTCTGTGACATTGTACGAGATGACGAAAGCGTTTTCAGAACTAGGTCGTCTGGGTAAACGCACTCGTCCGTTGTTGATCCATAAAGTGGAAGACAAAAACGGTAAAACTTTGATGGAAACGATTTCTTTGGATGCACGCATCGAAAAAGAAATGAAACCTTATGACGATGATTTTGAAAACCGTCGTAAGGAGTACTTAGCAATTGCGAAAGATCCAGCAAAGCTTGAAGAGTACAAAAAGAAAGAACCAAAAAAAGCGGCGCTTGCTCAAAACATTTTCTTTGATGATCCAGAGCAATTGATCAAACCAACGACGGCGTACGTGATGACATCTTTGCTTCGTGGCGTTGTTGAAGATAAAAAAGGTACCGGCGCAAGAGCTCGCGCGTTGGGGCGTGAAGTCGCAGGTAAAACTGGTACGACGAATAATTATTTCGATGCTTGGTTCATCGGCTACACTCCACAAATCGCAACTGGTGTATGGGTGGGATTTGACAAAGAGAAAAGTCTAGGTAAAGGCGAGGTTGGTGGTCGCTCTGCGTTGCCAATCTGGGTAGATTACATGAAAGCAGCTCACGACGGACTTCCTCAGATGACTTTCCCAGTACCAGACGGTATTGTGTTTGCTAATATCGACAGCGATACAGGCAAGCTTGCGAACGCATCGACAAAAAACATTCTTCGCCAAGCTTTCGTCGAAGGAACTGAGCCCACTGCCGCTTCTGGCAAATCAGAAGAAGCAACGGACTTCTACAAACAGGATTTATCGGAATGA
- the uvrA gene encoding excinuclease ABC subunit UvrA, translating to MKQNNLKNIEVKIPVGKMTVICGPSGSGKSSLAFETLFAEGQRRFIESMSNYARQFLNKAPKPDIEGISNIPPAISIEQKNTVKSSRSTVGTTTEIIDYLRLLYEKIGKSYCPTHHCPTEKESVTEATDKVIKGFSGKRGYILVEITEDGRVAEGKKLHSLLLQDGYLRIYIPKVSEPVKNTTKATKKTAAQKANKKTGKKEILEAEIPTPVVPVNSGTMVTLEEMGTIVEIGDPAAIKKGLPKESFYLVIDRMSFNEDERGRIADSMTQAYEASIKYNTNLITRKATVLTTDGQRLQVSEEASCPMCGYTPPPLSSKLFSFNSPMGACPTCKGFGNILDIDEEKVVPNPTMSLAQGALSPFWMPSAAHEKKQLLAYCKKAKIDVHTPWKDLPKDHREAIWNGNKEFFGVRGLFEYLDQIKYKMHVRVFIARFRSPFVCPTCKGARLRNEANHVLISNSNINQLSNMTIEDLNKFFQELETTQYQKEVAGEVLKQIRARLEFLMRVGVHYLSLGRETRTLSGGEYQRLILANQLGMGLSQALYVLDEPTVGLHPRDNDRLISILKDLKELGNTLVIVEHDHDVIKASEHIIEMGPGSGYLGGQVVYSGTTSDFYKFDNSNTVPYLLPNKGEKAPLRQIRPVDVESYKVKLTLKGAKGHNLKNLDVVFPLNRLVTVTGVSGSGKSTLISKTLYPALARALDIEYMPAQDYAALEGVEHVKNVLLIDQSPIGKSARSSPITYLKAFDAIRTIMSGTPEAQSRGYTPGTFSLNVDGGRCPACKGTGYEEIDMMFMDNVVIPCDVCDGKKYRPEILEIQYKGKNVHEILSMTVSEAMNFFVAHPNIRKPLSVLKEVGLDYLTLGQPANSLSGGESQRLKIAKELSQVQQKATLYILDEPTTGLHFREVELLMKVLNKLIETGGSVVVVEHNLDVIRGSDYVIDLGPEAGKKGGTIVAEGSPEEVMKAKKSLTGQYLKRYVESQK from the coding sequence GTGAAACAAAACAATCTTAAGAACATCGAGGTCAAAATTCCTGTCGGCAAAATGACAGTGATTTGCGGCCCGAGTGGTTCAGGGAAATCTTCTCTGGCTTTCGAGACTCTTTTTGCCGAAGGCCAGCGCCGCTTCATCGAAAGTATGTCGAACTATGCACGACAATTTTTGAATAAAGCACCAAAGCCTGATATCGAAGGTATCAGCAACATTCCGCCTGCTATTTCAATCGAACAAAAAAACACAGTGAAGAGTTCACGATCAACTGTCGGCACAACGACAGAGATCATTGATTATCTTCGCTTGTTGTATGAAAAAATCGGCAAGTCCTACTGCCCGACCCATCACTGCCCTACTGAAAAAGAAAGCGTCACTGAAGCCACTGATAAAGTGATCAAAGGCTTTTCAGGAAAACGTGGCTACATTCTTGTAGAGATCACTGAAGATGGTCGTGTCGCTGAAGGCAAAAAACTTCACTCGCTGTTACTGCAAGATGGTTACTTGCGTATTTACATTCCTAAAGTGAGTGAACCGGTTAAGAACACAACCAAAGCGACTAAAAAAACTGCCGCCCAAAAGGCCAACAAGAAGACTGGTAAAAAAGAAATTTTAGAGGCAGAAATTCCAACTCCTGTTGTTCCAGTGAACTCTGGCACAATGGTGACGTTAGAAGAAATGGGCACGATCGTCGAAATCGGCGATCCTGCTGCGATTAAAAAAGGTCTGCCGAAGGAAAGCTTTTATCTTGTTATCGACCGTATGAGCTTCAATGAAGATGAACGCGGTCGTATCGCTGATTCCATGACTCAAGCTTACGAAGCAAGTATCAAGTACAATACGAACTTGATCACTCGCAAAGCCACAGTTTTGACAACTGATGGTCAACGTCTGCAGGTCAGCGAAGAAGCTTCTTGTCCTATGTGCGGTTATACTCCCCCGCCACTGAGTTCAAAACTTTTCAGTTTTAATTCGCCCATGGGTGCGTGCCCAACTTGTAAAGGCTTCGGCAATATCTTGGATATCGACGAAGAAAAAGTTGTTCCAAATCCCACAATGAGTTTGGCGCAAGGGGCTTTAAGTCCTTTCTGGATGCCAAGTGCTGCCCACGAAAAAAAGCAACTTCTTGCTTATTGTAAGAAGGCGAAAATCGATGTGCATACTCCGTGGAAAGATCTTCCTAAAGATCACCGCGAAGCTATTTGGAATGGGAACAAAGAATTCTTCGGTGTGCGTGGTCTGTTTGAATATCTAGATCAGATCAAATACAAAATGCACGTGCGCGTATTCATCGCGCGCTTCAGAAGTCCCTTCGTGTGCCCTACTTGTAAAGGCGCACGTCTGCGCAATGAAGCCAATCACGTTTTAATTTCAAATTCGAACATCAATCAATTGTCGAACATGACAATTGAAGACCTTAATAAATTCTTCCAAGAGTTGGAAACAACTCAGTATCAAAAAGAAGTTGCCGGCGAAGTTCTAAAACAAATTCGTGCGCGCTTAGAGTTTTTGATGCGTGTGGGAGTTCATTACTTGTCACTGGGTCGTGAAACCAGAACTCTTTCTGGTGGGGAATACCAACGTTTGATTCTTGCAAATCAACTTGGTATGGGCCTGTCACAAGCTCTTTACGTTTTGGATGAACCGACTGTGGGTCTTCATCCGCGCGACAACGATCGATTGATTTCCATCCTTAAAGATTTAAAGGAACTTGGAAACACACTTGTTATCGTTGAACACGATCATGATGTGATCAAAGCCAGCGAGCACATCATCGAAATGGGCCCGGGCTCTGGATATCTTGGTGGACAAGTCGTTTATTCGGGAACGACGAGTGATTTCTATAAATTTGATAACTCGAATACTGTTCCTTATTTGTTACCGAATAAGGGTGAAAAAGCTCCTCTTCGTCAAATTCGTCCTGTGGATGTTGAATCCTACAAAGTGAAACTGACGTTGAAAGGGGCAAAGGGACACAATCTTAAAAATCTTGATGTTGTGTTTCCGTTGAATCGTCTTGTCACAGTTACGGGCGTCAGTGGATCTGGTAAGTCGACTTTGATTTCAAAAACTCTTTATCCAGCACTTGCACGCGCCTTGGATATTGAATACATGCCTGCACAAGACTATGCAGCTCTTGAAGGTGTTGAGCATGTGAAAAACGTTTTGTTGATCGACCAATCACCGATTGGTAAATCAGCAAGAAGTTCGCCGATCACTTACTTAAAAGCCTTCGATGCGATTCGTACGATCATGTCGGGCACACCGGAAGCGCAATCGCGTGGTTATACTCCGGGTACTTTCAGCTTGAACGTTGATGGTGGTCGTTGCCCTGCTTGTAAAGGCACCGGTTACGAGGAAATCGACATGATGTTCATGGATAACGTCGTTATTCCATGTGACGTTTGCGACGGCAAAAAATATCGTCCCGAAATTTTAGAGATCCAATATAAAGGCAAAAACGTTCACGAGATTCTTTCAATGACTGTAAGCGAGGCTATGAATTTCTTCGTGGCCCATCCTAATATCCGTAAGCCTTTAAGCGTTTTGAAAGAAGTGGGTCTTGATTATTTAACTCTGGGCCAACCTGCCAACTCTTTGAGCGGTGGTGAATCTCAGCGTCTAAAAATTGCAAAAGAGCTCTCGCAAGTTCAACAAAAAGCGACGCTTTACATCCTGGATGAGCCTACAACAGGGCTGCATTTCCGCGAGGTAGAGCTGCTTATGAAGGTTCTAAACAAACTCATTGAAACTGGCGGTTCTGTGGTCGTCGTCGAGCACAATCTTGACGTCATTCGTGGGTCTGATTATGTCATTGACCTGGGTCCTGAAGCAGGTAAAAAAGGCGGAACAATCGTCGCTGAGGGTTCCCCAGAAGAAGTCATGAAGGCTAAGAAAAGCCTGACGGGACAATACCTGAAGCGTTACGTGGAAAGTCAGAAATAA
- a CDS encoding ABC transporter ATP-binding protein, which produces MVEIKRILSEAKPHKKLILIVAIAGIIHAAASARMALLIKPLFDNLAKAEFDQVVALVPWAMLLAIIAGIARYFHIYLMNFVAESITQSLRQKLQQKFMKLNLSFHNTYQTGSGGLISLILNDIGAIQDGLRMVADIFLHPLLFIFLLGNLLIIDWKLTLATLVLVPIIGTFLKSTSRSLRKYTPIGQAYLQKMTSTIKESIDGVRIIQSFNLEKVMADRLVNESKEYLETRKIVHARTEIMGPVTEILASGIVMAVLLYETWEVKQGRATPGTFVGFIASLLMLNAPIKKFQESYVRIQSVVAVAKRVFHVLDDPNEVPLSTINKPFPKDWKKITYKNVSFSYGREMILKNVDLEIKRGEMVALVGASGSGKSTIVNLLERFFDATSGEILFDDVNIRDIELGDLRRNIALVTQDVFLFSDTIENNIGAGNLSRDKKDVPKMATLANANDFIMKMPQGYQSRVGDRGNLLSGGEKQRVSIARAMFKDAPLLILDEATSALDTASEIEVQKGLDHLMEGRTALVIAHRLSTIQKADKIVVLKGGEIVEIGSHHELLTNEGEYHRFHTLQHS; this is translated from the coding sequence ATGGTAGAAATTAAAAGAATTCTTAGCGAAGCAAAACCACACAAGAAACTTATTCTCATCGTGGCCATCGCTGGGATCATTCACGCAGCAGCGTCTGCACGAATGGCATTGTTGATTAAACCTTTGTTCGACAATTTGGCTAAGGCTGAGTTCGATCAAGTTGTAGCTTTGGTTCCTTGGGCTATGTTGCTTGCGATCATCGCGGGTATCGCTCGTTACTTCCATATCTACTTGATGAACTTCGTTGCAGAAAGCATCACTCAAAGTCTTCGTCAAAAGTTGCAACAGAAATTCATGAAATTGAATTTGTCGTTCCATAACACTTATCAAACGGGCTCTGGCGGTTTGATTAGCTTGATCTTGAATGACATCGGCGCGATCCAAGATGGTCTGCGTATGGTTGCGGATATTTTCCTGCATCCGTTGTTATTCATCTTCTTGCTGGGTAACTTATTGATCATCGACTGGAAGCTGACTCTGGCTACTTTAGTGTTGGTACCAATCATTGGAACTTTCTTGAAATCAACATCACGCAGTCTTCGTAAGTACACACCGATTGGTCAGGCGTACTTGCAAAAGATGACGTCGACGATCAAAGAAAGTATCGACGGCGTTCGTATCATTCAGTCCTTCAATCTTGAAAAAGTAATGGCTGACCGCTTGGTGAATGAATCAAAAGAGTATTTGGAAACTCGTAAAATCGTTCACGCGCGTACTGAAATCATGGGCCCAGTTACAGAGATCCTGGCTTCTGGTATCGTCATGGCGGTTCTTCTTTATGAAACTTGGGAAGTAAAACAAGGTCGTGCAACTCCAGGTACGTTCGTTGGTTTCATTGCATCTCTTTTGATGTTGAATGCTCCGATTAAAAAATTCCAAGAGTCTTACGTGCGCATTCAATCCGTTGTGGCCGTTGCTAAACGTGTATTCCATGTTTTGGATGATCCCAACGAAGTTCCATTAAGCACAATCAACAAACCATTCCCGAAAGACTGGAAAAAGATCACGTACAAAAATGTTTCGTTCTCTTACGGTCGCGAGATGATTTTGAAAAACGTTGATCTTGAAATCAAACGTGGCGAAATGGTTGCTCTTGTGGGCGCCAGCGGAAGCGGTAAATCGACAATCGTAAACTTGCTTGAACGCTTTTTTGATGCGACTTCAGGCGAAATCTTATTCGACGACGTGAACATTCGCGATATCGAATTGGGCGATCTTCGCCGTAATATCGCGCTTGTGACTCAAGACGTGTTCTTATTCAGCGATACGATTGAAAACAATATCGGCGCTGGTAACTTGTCTCGTGATAAAAAAGACGTTCCAAAAATGGCGACTCTTGCAAACGCTAACGACTTTATCATGAAGATGCCTCAAGGCTACCAAAGCCGTGTGGGTGATCGCGGTAACTTGTTGTCTGGTGGTGAAAAACAGCGTGTGAGTATTGCTCGTGCGATGTTTAAGGATGCTCCGCTATTGATCCTAGATGAAGCGACAAGCGCTTTGGATACGGCAAGCGAGATCGAAGTACAAAAAGGTTTGGATCATTTGATGGAAGGTCGTACAGCGCTTGTGATTGCGCATCGTCTTTCTACGATCCAAAAAGCCGATAAGATCGTTGTCCTTAAAGGTGGCGAAATCGTAGAGATCGGTAGCCATCACGAGCTACTGACTAACGAAGGCGAATATCACCGTTTCCATACTCTTCAACATAGCTAG
- a CDS encoding sigma 54-interacting transcriptional regulator: MINWDEFEHIHVIKKLKHILSAWWNIDVVFTDERGMLKGYDSDKAGFNNPAIAALVNKEAGQASIAELVGKSLDDLRTSQNRYTLRKWDMVGFDVGVFPIMIENDCVGTVVAMGFFRDANFTSRLQEIRDRLAAFGMSGEVIEKCLGKLKFLDDHERTHFAELCELVAQEIVTLHLEISSREDRIKELNKELGNRFKYDNMIGKSKPMQSLYALLDKIKGADSTVLVQGENGTGKELIAKSIHYNSNRKDKPFIIQNCSAFNDNLLESELFGHIKGSFTGALKDKKGLFEMADKGTFFLDEIGDTSPQMQVKLLRVLQEGTFMPVGATESRKVDVRIVAATNRNLKEMVEQGTFREDLYYRLNVINIRVPPLRERKEDIPFLTDFFLNKIHEQQGGPKRQLTKRALEKLYDYPWPGNVRELQNEIERLCVLSGDETKLMAELLSPKVLEAGEKNKVQGSRLQGKLKDALEDLEREMIREGLRRTGWNKSKLAKELGISRAGLIMKVEKYGLDKRKIAR, encoded by the coding sequence ATGATTAATTGGGATGAGTTTGAACATATACATGTGATCAAGAAACTCAAACATATCCTTAGCGCTTGGTGGAACATCGACGTTGTTTTCACTGACGAGCGTGGAATGCTTAAAGGCTATGACTCTGATAAAGCGGGCTTCAACAATCCAGCTATCGCTGCTCTTGTAAATAAAGAAGCAGGTCAAGCAAGCATCGCAGAACTAGTTGGTAAATCACTAGACGATCTTCGCACTTCACAAAATCGCTACACTCTACGCAAGTGGGACATGGTTGGTTTTGACGTTGGTGTATTCCCAATCATGATCGAAAATGACTGTGTAGGTACAGTTGTCGCAATGGGTTTCTTCCGCGACGCTAACTTCACTTCTCGTTTGCAAGAGATCCGCGATCGTTTGGCAGCCTTCGGCATGTCAGGCGAAGTGATCGAAAAATGCTTGGGCAAATTGAAATTCCTTGATGATCACGAACGCACTCACTTCGCAGAACTTTGCGAACTAGTTGCACAAGAGATCGTGACTCTTCACCTAGAGATTTCTTCTCGTGAAGATCGCATCAAAGAATTGAATAAAGAATTGGGCAACAGATTTAAATACGACAACATGATCGGTAAATCTAAACCAATGCAATCATTGTACGCTTTGCTTGATAAAATCAAAGGTGCAGATTCAACGGTTCTAGTACAAGGTGAAAACGGTACTGGTAAAGAGTTGATCGCGAAATCGATCCACTACAATTCAAACCGTAAAGACAAACCTTTCATCATCCAAAACTGTTCTGCATTCAATGACAACTTGTTAGAATCAGAATTGTTCGGTCACATCAAAGGTTCATTTACTGGCGCTTTGAAAGACAAAAAAGGTCTTTTCGAAATGGCAGATAAAGGTACATTCTTCCTGGATGAGATCGGTGATACGTCTCCACAAATGCAAGTTAAGCTTCTTCGCGTATTGCAAGAAGGTACTTTCATGCCAGTGGGCGCAACTGAATCTAGAAAAGTTGACGTTCGTATCGTTGCGGCGACAAACAGAAACTTAAAAGAAATGGTTGAGCAAGGTACATTCCGTGAAGACTTGTACTATCGCTTAAACGTTATCAACATCCGCGTTCCACCTCTTCGTGAAAGAAAAGAAGACATCCCGTTCTTGACGGATTTCTTCTTGAACAAAATCCACGAACAACAAGGTGGTCCAAAACGTCAATTGACGAAACGTGCTTTGGAGAAGTTGTACGACTATCCATGGCCAGGTAACGTGCGTGAATTGCAAAATGAAATCGAAAGACTTTGCGTTCTTTCTGGCGACGAAACAAAACTAATGGCAGAACTTCTTTCTCCAAAAGTTTTGGAAGCTGGCGAAAAAAACAAAGTTCAAGGCTCTCGTTTGCAAGGTAAGTTGAAAGATGCTTTGGAAGATCTAGAACGCGAAATGATCCGCGAAGGTCTTCGTCGCACAGGTTGGAATAAATCTAAACTTGCGAAAGAGCTTGGCATCAGCCGCGCCGGTCTTATCATGAAAGTTGAAAAATACGGTCTTGATAAACGTAAAATCGCTCGCTAG